The Oculatellaceae cyanobacterium genome contains a region encoding:
- a CDS encoding DUF2358 domain-containing protein, whose product MEIIEILKQDYQRFPVDQTYSIYAKNVYFQDPLNKFRGVERYRQMIGFIKRWFINPQLDLHEINQTGDTITTRWTLSWTTPLPWKPRIAIPGWSELHLNAEKLIDSHIDYWNCSRFDVITQHLPYKS is encoded by the coding sequence ATGGAAATTATTGAAATCTTGAAACAAGACTACCAAAGATTCCCAGTTGACCAAACATATAGCATTTATGCTAAAAATGTTTATTTTCAAGACCCGCTTAATAAATTTAGAGGCGTTGAGCGATATAGACAAATGATTGGTTTTATCAAGCGGTGGTTTATTAATCCTCAGCTTGACCTGCATGAAATCAACCAAACTGGAGACACAATTACAACGCGCTGGACACTTAGCTGGACTACTCCTCTACCTTGGAAACCTCGCATAGCTATTCCTGGCTGGAGTGAGTTACATCTCAATGCTGAGAAACTAATTGATAGCCATATAGATTACTGGAATTGTTCCCGCTTCGACGTAATCACACAACATCTGCCCTACAAAAGCTAA
- a CDS encoding TRC40/GET3/ArsA family transport-energizing ATPase — protein MRLILMTGKGGVGKTSVAAATGLRCAELGYKTLVLSTDPAHSLADSFDLEMGHEPRLVKPNLWGAELDALMELEGNWGAVKRYITQVLQARGLEGVQAEELAILPGMDEIFGLVRMKRHYDEGDFDVLIIDSAPTGTALRLLSLPEVSGWYMRRFYKPFQAVSVALRPLVEPFFKPIAGFSLPNKEVMDAPYEFYQQIEGLEKILTDNTLTSVRLVTNPEKMVIKESLRAHSYLCLYNVATDLIVANRIIPEEVTDPFFQRWKENQRQYRQEIHENFSPLPVKEVPLFSEEMCGLPALERLKDLLYKDEDPSQVYYKETTLKVVQVNNQYSLELYLPGVPKEQVQLTKTGDELNIRIGNHRRNLVLPQALAALQPSGAKMEEDYLKIKFS, from the coding sequence ATGCGCTTAATCTTAATGACTGGCAAAGGGGGAGTAGGTAAAACCTCCGTAGCCGCCGCTACTGGCTTACGGTGTGCTGAATTGGGCTATAAAACATTAGTGTTGAGTACTGACCCCGCGCACTCTCTAGCAGATAGTTTTGATCTGGAAATGGGGCATGAACCCCGACTGGTGAAACCGAATTTATGGGGTGCAGAACTTGATGCTTTGATGGAACTGGAAGGTAATTGGGGCGCAGTCAAGCGTTACATTACTCAAGTTTTGCAAGCGCGGGGATTAGAAGGTGTCCAAGCTGAAGAGTTAGCTATTCTCCCAGGTATGGATGAGATTTTTGGCTTGGTGAGAATGAAACGTCACTATGATGAAGGCGATTTTGATGTTCTTATCATAGACTCCGCACCGACTGGTACTGCATTGCGTTTATTGAGTTTACCAGAAGTAAGTGGCTGGTATATGCGGCGTTTTTATAAGCCATTTCAAGCTGTATCTGTTGCACTCAGACCTCTTGTTGAACCTTTTTTTAAACCAATTGCAGGTTTTTCTTTACCTAATAAAGAGGTAATGGATGCACCCTATGAGTTTTATCAACAAATTGAAGGGCTGGAAAAGATTTTAACTGATAATACTTTAACTTCAGTGCGACTGGTAACAAATCCAGAAAAGATGGTAATTAAAGAATCTTTACGCGCTCATTCTTACTTATGTTTGTATAACGTTGCTACTGATTTAATAGTAGCAAATCGGATTATTCCTGAAGAAGTAACTGATCCATTTTTTCAACGTTGGAAGGAAAATCAGCGACAATATCGGCAAGAAATCCATGAAAATTTCAGTCCTCTTCCTGTGAAAGAAGTTCCGCTTTTTTCAGAAGAAATGTGTGGATTACCTGCATTAGAGCGGTTGAAAGACTTGCTTTATAAAGATGAAGATCCATCACAAGTTTATTACAAAGAAACTACTCTTAAAGTGGTTCAAGTTAATAATCAATACAGTTTAGAACTTTATTTGCCAGGGGTTCCTAAAGAGCAGGTACAATTAACTAAGACGGGTGATGAATTAAATATTAGGATTGGTAATCATCGGCGCAATTTAGTATTGCCACAAGCGTTAGCGGCTTTGCAACCTTCTGGAGCGAAGATGGAGGAGGATTATTTGAAAATTAAGTTTTCATAA
- the dnaN gene encoding DNA polymerase III subunit beta, which yields MKLVCTQNDLSTNLSLVSRAVPSRPTHPVLANVKLEAHQDTQQVSLTGFDLSLGIQIKFAAQVEEGGHLTLPAKLLNDIVSRLPAGEITLDDEVGDAIATITSASGQYQVRGMGTEEFPELPVVENGEPINLPTSALLEGLKGSLFATSPDETKQVLTGVHLTAKQDSLEFAATDGHRLAVVETTNQDVAEGEEPQPNHDMEEFEVTVPARALRELERMVGTRQVSELLTLYIDQGQVVFELANQRITSRTLEGQYPNYRQLIPNTFERQITLDRRQLLSALERIAVLADQKNNLVKFTIDSDNQQVSLSVEAQDVGKGRESLPAQVSGDNIDIAFNVKYLMDGLKALPATEIQLQLNGATSPVILTPLGGLKMTYLVMPVQIRT from the coding sequence ATGAAACTGGTTTGCACGCAAAATGATCTGAGTACTAACCTATCGTTGGTTAGCCGCGCCGTGCCATCGCGCCCGACTCATCCGGTGTTAGCAAATGTTAAGCTGGAAGCGCATCAGGATACTCAGCAGGTAAGCCTGACGGGGTTTGATCTTAGTCTCGGCATTCAGATAAAGTTTGCGGCGCAAGTAGAGGAAGGTGGGCATCTTACTTTACCCGCTAAGTTATTAAATGATATTGTTTCTCGCTTGCCAGCTGGAGAGATTACGCTGGATGATGAGGTGGGAGATGCGATCGCAACTATTACTTCTGCTTCTGGGCAATATCAAGTCAGAGGTATGGGAACAGAAGAATTCCCAGAATTGCCTGTAGTAGAAAATGGTGAACCAATTAATTTACCAACTAGCGCATTGCTAGAAGGTTTAAAGGGTTCGTTGTTTGCAACTAGCCCTGATGAAACTAAGCAGGTATTAACAGGAGTTCATCTGACAGCAAAACAGGATAGTTTAGAATTTGCTGCGACGGATGGACATCGTTTGGCAGTTGTGGAGACTACTAACCAAGATGTAGCGGAAGGCGAAGAACCTCAGCCTAACCATGATATGGAAGAATTTGAGGTAACGGTTCCAGCTAGGGCATTGCGGGAACTGGAAAGGATGGTAGGAACTCGACAAGTAAGTGAGCTACTAACCTTATATATTGATCAAGGACAAGTAGTTTTTGAGTTGGCTAACCAACGCATAACCAGTCGGACATTAGAAGGACAATATCCTAATTATCGTCAGTTAATTCCAAATACATTTGAGCGACAAATAACGCTGGATAGACGACAATTATTAAGTGCGCTGGAAAGAATTGCTGTATTAGCTGATCAGAAGAATAATCTGGTTAAGTTTACGATAGACAGTGATAATCAGCAGGTATCTTTATCAGTAGAAGCGCAGGATGTGGGGAAGGGGCGTGAGTCTTTGCCTGCACAGGTTAGTGGAGATAATATAGATATCGCTTTCAATGTTAAGTATTTAATGGATGGGTTGAAGGCGTTACCTGCTACGGAGATTCAATTGCAGTTGAATGGGGCAACTAGCCCTGTAATTTTAACTCCTTTGGGTGGGTTGAAGATGACTTATTTGGTGATGCCTGTGCAGATTAGAACTTGA
- the dnaA gene encoding chromosomal replication initiator protein DnaA, which produces MSLEQLWNQVLERLQLQLSRPTFETWIKTASAEQLDNNCLVISTPNPFARNWLQKYYIKTIADVVQGILGYPVEIYLTVDGGDKTSTTGEAELSWSLPPTQNIQESSPTHRPRPTQLNPKYVFSRFVVGSNNRMAHAASLAVAESPGREFNPLFLCGGVGLGKTHLMQAIGHYRLEISPDSKIFYVSTEQFTNDLIAAIRKDSLQTFREHYRAADVLLVDDIQFIEGKEYTQEEFFYTFNTLHEAGKQVVIASDRPPNQISRLQERLSSRFSMGLIADIQRPDLETRMAILQKKAEYENMRLPRDVIEYIATNYTSNIRELEGALIRAVAYISISGVAMNVDNLAPILNPTTEKVQISPEAILITVADAFNLSIEDLKSHSRRREISSARQIGMYLMRHHTALSLPRIGEEFGGKDHTTVMYSCEKVAQLRESDPDVAQKLRQLVDALRAISQR; this is translated from the coding sequence ATGTCCCTTGAACAACTGTGGAACCAGGTATTGGAACGTTTGCAGCTACAATTAAGCCGCCCTACTTTTGAAACTTGGATAAAAACTGCTAGTGCTGAACAACTAGATAATAACTGCTTGGTAATTTCCACTCCCAACCCGTTTGCGCGAAATTGGTTGCAGAAGTATTACATAAAAACTATTGCTGATGTTGTACAAGGTATTTTGGGTTATCCAGTAGAAATTTACCTCACAGTTGATGGAGGAGATAAAACTTCTACTACTGGCGAGGCAGAATTATCATGGTCTTTACCTCCCACACAAAATATTCAAGAAAGTTCGCCAACTCACCGCCCTCGACCAACACAATTAAATCCTAAGTACGTTTTTTCAAGGTTTGTTGTTGGCTCTAATAATCGTATGGCTCATGCTGCTTCTTTGGCAGTGGCAGAATCTCCAGGTCGTGAGTTTAATCCTTTATTTTTATGTGGAGGTGTTGGTTTAGGAAAAACTCACTTAATGCAAGCAATTGGTCACTACAGATTAGAAATTTCTCCTGATTCCAAAATATTTTATGTTTCTACTGAGCAATTCACAAATGATTTGATAGCTGCTATTCGTAAAGACAGTTTACAAACTTTTAGGGAACACTATAGAGCAGCAGATGTTTTATTAGTAGATGATATTCAATTTATTGAAGGGAAAGAATATACTCAAGAGGAATTTTTCTATACTTTTAATACTTTGCATGAAGCCGGAAAGCAAGTAGTTATAGCTTCGGATCGACCTCCTAATCAAATTTCACGCTTACAAGAGCGCCTATCCTCTCGTTTTTCTATGGGGTTGATCGCAGATATACAACGCCCGGATTTAGAAACAAGAATGGCAATTTTGCAGAAAAAAGCCGAATATGAAAATATGCGCCTTCCGCGTGATGTTATTGAATATATTGCTACTAATTATACGTCAAATATTCGTGAACTTGAGGGAGCATTAATTAGGGCAGTAGCATATATTTCGATTTCAGGAGTAGCTATGAATGTGGACAATCTTGCACCAATTCTTAACCCAACCACTGAAAAGGTGCAAATTTCACCAGAGGCAATATTAATTACGGTTGCAGATGCTTTCAATCTTTCTATTGAAGATTTAAAAAGCCATTCTAGGCGTAGAGAAATTAGTTCGGCTAGACAAATTGGGATGTATTTGATGCGTCACCATACGGCTTTAAGTTTACCAAGAATTGGAGAAGAGTTTGGAGGTAAAGACCATACTACGGTGATGTATAGTTGCGAAAAGGTTGCCCAATTGCGGGAAAGTGATCCTGATGTAGCTCAAAAATTACGTCAGCTAGTTGATGCACTGAGGGCGATTTCTCAACGTTAA
- the def gene encoding peptide deformylase produces the protein MTEILQISQLGNSILRQQAQPIENIHDESIQKLIDDLIATAAASNGVGIAAPQTAQSYRLFIVASRPNPRYPTAPKMEPTAMINPKIIAHSTEVVKGWEGCLSIPGIRGLVPRYQTIEIEYTSRDGKLHRQELTDFVARIFQHEYDHLNGILFIDRVETTQELMSEQEYQQQIV, from the coding sequence ATGACTGAAATTCTACAAATCTCCCAACTTGGCAATTCTATTCTGCGACAGCAAGCACAACCCATCGAAAATATTCACGACGAAAGTATTCAAAAGCTGATTGACGACTTGATCGCCACAGCCGCCGCATCTAACGGGGTTGGCATAGCAGCGCCGCAAACAGCCCAATCTTATCGCTTATTCATTGTCGCATCTCGCCCTAACCCTAGATATCCTACCGCACCAAAAATGGAACCTACAGCGATGATTAATCCCAAAATCATTGCTCATTCAACCGAGGTAGTCAAAGGCTGGGAAGGTTGTTTAAGTATTCCAGGTATTCGCGGTCTAGTTCCCAGATATCAAACCATTGAAATTGAATACACCAGCCGTGATGGTAAGTTACATCGTCAAGAATTAACAGACTTTGTGGCTCGGATTTTTCAACACGAATACGATCACCTTAATGGCATCTTATTCATAGATCGAGTAGAAACTACTCAAGAACTTATGAGTGAGCAAGAATATCAGCAACAAATTGTTTAA
- a CDS encoding TerD family protein, which yields MPVSLTKGQRVSLDKVAPGLSEAFVGLGWDVKSTDTGYDFDLDSSLFLLGANEKLLSDNHFIFYNNLISPDPDKSVQHMGDNLTGVGEGDDEVIKINLKKVPNEIQKIVICVTIHEAQQRKQNFGQVQNAFVRLVNAQTKQESVRYDLVEDYSVETALIMAELYRKDGEWRLNAVGAGYQGGLQALLDRYS from the coding sequence ATGCCAGTTTCACTGACAAAAGGACAACGAGTATCCCTTGATAAAGTAGCGCCAGGGCTATCTGAAGCCTTCGTTGGTTTAGGTTGGGACGTAAAATCCACAGATACAGGTTATGATTTCGACCTTGACTCATCACTATTCCTGTTAGGTGCAAACGAAAAACTTTTATCTGATAACCATTTCATCTTCTACAATAACCTCATCAGTCCAGATCCCGATAAATCTGTTCAGCACATGGGAGATAACCTGACAGGCGTTGGTGAAGGAGATGATGAAGTCATCAAAATTAACCTCAAAAAAGTACCAAATGAAATTCAAAAAATTGTGATTTGTGTAACTATTCACGAAGCACAGCAACGCAAACAGAATTTTGGTCAGGTACAAAATGCCTTTGTTAGATTAGTTAACGCTCAAACTAAACAAGAATCTGTCCGTTATGACTTAGTTGAAGATTACTCCGTAGAAACAGCTTTGATCATGGCTGAACTTTACCGTAAAGACGGTGAATGGCGGCTCAATGCAGTAGGCGCAGGGTATCAAGGCGGTTTACAAGCATTACTTGATCGCTATAGCTAA
- a CDS encoding TerD family protein: MAINLQKGQRISLSKEAPGLTKLMCGLGWDVAKPSGGGLFGAFSNNADYDLDSSVICLDENDKANNQGNVIYFSNLQHKSGAITHLGDNLTGAGDGDDEQILVDLNRIPAEISKLVFIVNIYNCLERKQDFGQVKNAFVRLVNISNNKEIARYNLSGQEYKGMTGMIMAEIYRHNNEWKMAAIGNGVKVNGLGELVKAYA; encoded by the coding sequence ATGGCAATTAATCTACAAAAAGGACAACGCATCTCGCTTTCTAAAGAAGCACCAGGACTAACAAAACTCATGTGCGGGCTAGGATGGGATGTGGCAAAACCTTCCGGTGGTGGTTTGTTTGGAGCTTTCAGTAATAATGCTGACTATGACCTTGATTCATCTGTTATTTGTTTAGATGAAAATGATAAAGCTAATAATCAAGGTAACGTCATTTATTTTAGTAATCTCCAACATAAATCTGGAGCTATTACTCATCTAGGTGATAATCTCACGGGTGCAGGAGACGGGGATGACGAGCAAATTCTTGTAGATTTAAATCGGATACCAGCAGAAATCTCTAAACTGGTTTTTATTGTCAACATTTACAATTGTCTAGAACGTAAACAAGATTTTGGACAAGTGAAAAATGCCTTTGTACGCTTAGTAAACATATCCAACAATAAAGAAATTGCTCGGTATAATCTATCAGGTCAAGAATACAAAGGTATGACAGGAATGATTATGGCTGAAATCTATCGGCATAATAACGAGTGGAAAATGGCAGCAATTGGTAACGGCGTTAAAGTAAATGGTTTGGGTGAGCTTGTAAAAGCTTATGCTTAA
- a CDS encoding TerD family protein, whose amino-acid sequence MSINLSKGERINLSKEAPSLKKAGIGLGWDINATDTGAAFDLDASIFMLGANGKIPNDQYFVFYNNTQSPDGSVKHLGDSLTGEGAGDDETVEIDLSKVDASVQEIVFVVTIHEADTRKQNFGQVRNSFIRIYDDATENQIAKYELEEDFSTETAIEFGKLYKKDGDWRFQAVGAGYKAGLQKFVDQYAS is encoded by the coding sequence ATGTCAATTAATCTCAGCAAAGGTGAAAGAATTAATCTTTCCAAAGAAGCTCCTAGCTTGAAAAAAGCCGGAATTGGTTTAGGATGGGATATCAACGCTACAGACACAGGGGCAGCGTTTGATTTAGATGCTTCTATATTTATGTTAGGAGCTAATGGCAAAATTCCTAACGATCAATACTTTGTTTTCTACAATAACACCCAATCCCCTGACGGTTCGGTGAAGCATTTGGGAGATAGCCTCACTGGAGAAGGTGCAGGAGATGATGAAACAGTTGAAATTGACCTTAGTAAAGTAGATGCTTCGGTTCAAGAAATAGTTTTTGTTGTCACCATCCATGAAGCAGATACAAGGAAGCAAAATTTTGGGCAAGTCAGGAATTCTTTTATCAGAATTTACGACGATGCTACAGAAAACCAAATTGCCAAGTATGAATTAGAAGAAGATTTTTCTACAGAAACAGCAATCGAATTTGGCAAACTTTATAAAAAAGATGGCGATTGGAGGTTTCAAGCTGTTGGGGCAGGATATAAAGCAGGATTGCAAAAATTTGTTGATCAGTATGCTTCTTAA
- a CDS encoding matrixin family metalloprotease: protein MSLYDRLNLTKYNRKLKQIPLSQRLNLTRPPKLRCQRCRSRIQSEWEFCPSCGQNIQDKHSDVRHCIWVDVSGMDIAPENTEFITTILIDAFSKLYGAFRSIKVFLTSDAPAPKEWGENFTHVYLFVDNQPVDYLGVATFQLGMVTNHAIVRIDQVFYASQMANLNINQLSNLLANTIAHEIGHTLGLDHSALPTDVMHDGLDHIVHSLMPPSFHAEQINLMNHAIRKYKLGVSRGS from the coding sequence ATGTCTCTGTACGATCGCCTAAATTTAACTAAATATAATCGCAAACTCAAACAAATTCCCCTTTCACAACGTCTCAACCTCACTAGACCCCCTAAACTTCGGTGTCAGAGATGCCGTTCACGTATTCAATCTGAATGGGAATTTTGCCCTTCCTGTGGACAAAACATCCAAGATAAACATAGCGATGTCCGCCATTGCATTTGGGTAGATGTGTCGGGAATGGATATTGCACCAGAAAATACAGAATTTATCACCACAATTCTCATAGATGCTTTTTCTAAACTCTACGGTGCTTTTAGAAGTATCAAAGTATTTTTAACCTCAGATGCGCCAGCTCCCAAAGAGTGGGGTGAAAACTTTACTCATGTTTATCTATTTGTTGACAACCAACCAGTTGACTATCTTGGAGTAGCTACTTTCCAATTAGGAATGGTTACAAATCATGCAATTGTCCGCATCGACCAAGTTTTCTATGCTTCTCAGATGGCTAACCTGAACATCAATCAATTATCTAACTTACTTGCCAATACCATCGCCCATGAAATCGGGCATACATTAGGACTCGATCACTCTGCACTTCCCACTGATGTAATGCACGATGGACTCGATCATATTGTCCATAGCTTGATGCCTCCATCATTTCATGCAGAGCAAATTAATTTGATGAATCATGCTATCCGCAAGTATAAATTAGGTGTAAGTAGAGGAAGCTAA